The following coding sequences lie in one Labrus bergylta chromosome 13, fLabBer1.1, whole genome shotgun sequence genomic window:
- the si:ch211-218d20.15 gene encoding uncharacterized protein si:ch211-218d20.15 isoform X3: MRLLKFQEQLGQGCSPEESDTFQAQGSEILDQMLQCLEHLPKPMPQLEDYLDMMGLSVMFPRVEVFLIQGSPVDMLERPPMDEYFFHIAKLNQLLVLSQQLEEDIRHLGSHKYIAHQLSVIYQVVSCFRGIQAFSDIKKDIEANFKQMKQCLVVEEDSRHEPQLAAHYINWILEITQKLTSMVLSLPEELTDDLHQAVIFVSQFLS, from the exons ATGAGGCTTTTAAAG TTCCAGGAGCAGTTAGGCCAAGGCTGCAGCCCAGAGGAGTCGGACACTTTCCAAGCTCAAG GCTCAGAGATTCTTGACCAGATGCTGCAGTGCCTTGAACACCTACCAAAGCCTATGCCCCAGCTGGAG gactaCCTGGACATGATGGGTCTGTCAGTAATGTTTCCTCGAGTGGAGGTTTTCCTAATTCAGGGAAGCCCAGTGGACATGTTAGAGAGGCCGCCAATGGACG AATATTTTTTCCACATTGCCAAACTGAACCAGCTCCTGGTGCTGAGTCAACAGCTGGAAGAAGATATCAGACACCTTGGAAGTCACAAATACATCGCCCACCAGCTCTCTGTCATATAT CAAGTCGTCAGCTGTTTCAGAGGGATTCAGGCTTTCTCTGACATAAAGAAAGACATTGAGGCCAACTTCAAACAGATGAAACAATGCCTCGTGGTAGAAGAAGACTCCAGACATGAACCTCAGCTGGCGGCTCATTACATCAACTG GATATTAGAAATAACTCAAAAATTAACATCTATGGTGTTGTCGCTTCCCGAGGAGCTGACAGACGACCTTCACCAGGCTGTGATTTTTGTGTCTCAGTTCCTCTCCTGA
- the si:ch211-218d20.15 gene encoding uncharacterized protein si:ch211-218d20.15 isoform X1 encodes MAVSITEPLCMPCVYHEAFKVELQVKRPLMPVQLSPEQVGLEMLCLCGQLDLLIRAQMQQFQEQLGQGCSPEESDTFQAQGSEILDQMLQCLEHLPKPMPQLEDYLDMMGLSVMFPRVEVFLIQGSPVDMLERPPMDEYFFHIAKLNQLLVLSQQLEEDIRHLGSHKYIAHQLSVIYQVVSCFRGIQAFSDIKKDIEANFKQMKQCLVVEEDSRHEPQLAAHYINWILEITQKLTSMVLSLPEELTDDLHQAVIFVSQFLS; translated from the exons ATGGCAGTAAGCATCACAGAGCCGCTCTGCATGCCTTGCGTTTACCATGAGGCTTTTAAAG TGGAGCTACAGGTGAAGAGACCTCTGATGCCGGTCCAGCTGAGTCCAGAGCAGGTGGGCCTGGagatgttgtgtctgtgtgggcaGCTGGACCTCCTCATCAGGGCACAGATGCAGCAG TTCCAGGAGCAGTTAGGCCAAGGCTGCAGCCCAGAGGAGTCGGACACTTTCCAAGCTCAAG GCTCAGAGATTCTTGACCAGATGCTGCAGTGCCTTGAACACCTACCAAAGCCTATGCCCCAGCTGGAG gactaCCTGGACATGATGGGTCTGTCAGTAATGTTTCCTCGAGTGGAGGTTTTCCTAATTCAGGGAAGCCCAGTGGACATGTTAGAGAGGCCGCCAATGGACG AATATTTTTTCCACATTGCCAAACTGAACCAGCTCCTGGTGCTGAGTCAACAGCTGGAAGAAGATATCAGACACCTTGGAAGTCACAAATACATCGCCCACCAGCTCTCTGTCATATAT CAAGTCGTCAGCTGTTTCAGAGGGATTCAGGCTTTCTCTGACATAAAGAAAGACATTGAGGCCAACTTCAAACAGATGAAACAATGCCTCGTGGTAGAAGAAGACTCCAGACATGAACCTCAGCTGGCGGCTCATTACATCAACTG GATATTAGAAATAACTCAAAAATTAACATCTATGGTGTTGTCGCTTCCCGAGGAGCTGACAGACGACCTTCACCAGGCTGTGATTTTTGTGTCTCAGTTCCTCTCCTGA
- the si:ch211-218d20.15 gene encoding uncharacterized protein si:ch211-218d20.15 isoform X2 produces MPVQLSPEQVGLEMLCLCGQLDLLIRAQMQQFQEQLGQGCSPEESDTFQAQGSEILDQMLQCLEHLPKPMPQLEDYLDMMGLSVMFPRVEVFLIQGSPVDMLERPPMDEYFFHIAKLNQLLVLSQQLEEDIRHLGSHKYIAHQLSVIYQVVSCFRGIQAFSDIKKDIEANFKQMKQCLVVEEDSRHEPQLAAHYINWILEITQKLTSMVLSLPEELTDDLHQAVIFVSQFLS; encoded by the exons ATGCCGGTCCAGCTGAGTCCAGAGCAGGTGGGCCTGGagatgttgtgtctgtgtgggcaGCTGGACCTCCTCATCAGGGCACAGATGCAGCAG TTCCAGGAGCAGTTAGGCCAAGGCTGCAGCCCAGAGGAGTCGGACACTTTCCAAGCTCAAG GCTCAGAGATTCTTGACCAGATGCTGCAGTGCCTTGAACACCTACCAAAGCCTATGCCCCAGCTGGAG gactaCCTGGACATGATGGGTCTGTCAGTAATGTTTCCTCGAGTGGAGGTTTTCCTAATTCAGGGAAGCCCAGTGGACATGTTAGAGAGGCCGCCAATGGACG AATATTTTTTCCACATTGCCAAACTGAACCAGCTCCTGGTGCTGAGTCAACAGCTGGAAGAAGATATCAGACACCTTGGAAGTCACAAATACATCGCCCACCAGCTCTCTGTCATATAT CAAGTCGTCAGCTGTTTCAGAGGGATTCAGGCTTTCTCTGACATAAAGAAAGACATTGAGGCCAACTTCAAACAGATGAAACAATGCCTCGTGGTAGAAGAAGACTCCAGACATGAACCTCAGCTGGCGGCTCATTACATCAACTG GATATTAGAAATAACTCAAAAATTAACATCTATGGTGTTGTCGCTTCCCGAGGAGCTGACAGACGACCTTCACCAGGCTGTGATTTTTGTGTCTCAGTTCCTCTCCTGA
- the med14 gene encoding mediator of RNA polymerase II transcription subunit 14 isoform X1, producing the protein MAPVQIGSDGQLVPLGGPVVSGPQPPPPGTPATQGVRLSLLIEFLLQRTYHEITLLAELLPRKTDMERKMEIVQFASRTRQLFVRLLALVKWASNAGKVEKCAMISSFLDQQTILFVDTADRLASLARDALVHARLPSFAIPFAIDVLTTGSYPRLPTCIRDKIIPPDPITKTEKQTTLSQLNQILRHRLVTTDLPPQLANLTVANGRVKFRVEGEFEATLTVMGDDPDIPWRLLKLEILVEDKETGDGRTLVHSLQVNFIHELVQARLCADEKPLQDMYNCLHSFCLSLQLEVLHSQTLMLIRERWGDLVQEERYMPAKYLTLTVWNQQVLGRKTGTASVHKVTIKIDESDGSKPLQISHEPPLPACDSRLMERAMKIDHLSVEKLLIDSVHARSNQKLQELKAILKASNPNDNSFIETALPTLVIPILEPCGRSECLHIFVDLHSGMFQPMLYGLDQSMLDDIEKTINDDMKRIISWLQQLKFWLGEQRSRQSVKHLPTVCTDVLHLSNSASHPVGNLSKHKLFIKLTRLPQYYIVVEMLEVPSSPTALQYKYSFLSVSQLDGEDGPMCAQLLQHFKPNLEHLVQDPTAGRGAKPGTKRKISGDQGEPEPKKPKRSGEMCAFNKELAHLVAMCDTNMPFIGLRTELSNMEIPNQGVQVEGDGSSHAIRLLKIPQCKGVGEETRRALERSLLDCTFRLQGRNNRTWVAELVLANCPLNSTHSKEQASTRHVYLTYENPLSEPVGGRKVVEMFLNDWSAISQLYQCVLNFSRSLPEMPSFLSLFSEVRLYNYRKLVLCYGTTKGSSVTIQWNANSHRFHLALGTVGPNSGCSNCHNIILHQLQEMFNKNPNVMQLLQVLSDTQAPLNAINKLPTVPMLGLTQRTNTAYQCFSILPQSPTHIRLAFRNMYCIDIYCRSRGVVAIRDGAYSLFDNTKIVEGFYPAPGLKTFLNMFVDSNQDARRRSVNEDDNPPSPVGVDVTETLINQFQAQQQPQTMRGGAGGVYPPLTSPPPNYHANVTPSPSMMPTQSPGNIHASGSPSGALRAPSPFGPTPSPSSLGIAMGQTSFASPHGTLDPSSPYAMVSPSHRQWPGSPQVSGPSPGARIHGMSPGNPSLHSPIPDPHSPRAGTSSQVMPSSMPPPRKLPQRPWAASIPTILTHNALHVLLLPSPTPCLVPGLAGSYLCSPLERFLGSVIMRRHLQRIIQQEANLSIVNSNEPGVIMFKTDVLKCRVALNPKNYQTLQLKVTPENTGPWSQEELQVLEKFFETRVAGPPFKYNTLNAFTKLLGAPTNILRDCVRIMKLELFPDQATQLKWNVQFCLTIPPSAPPIAPPGTIAVVLKSKMLFFLQLTQRIPVPQEPVSIIVPIVYDMATGLTQQADIPRQHSSSGAAALMVSNILKRFNELHPARPGECTIFASVHELMANLSLPPGTRQ; encoded by the exons ATGGCTCCGGTGCAGATTGGGTCCGATGGGCAGCTCGTCCCACTCGGGGGTCCGGTGGTCTCGGGTCCACAGCCACCGCCACCGGGGACTCCGGCCACTCAAGGGGTCCGACTCAGCCTGCTTATTGAATTCCTTCTCCAGAGGACCTACCACGAAATCACCCTGCTGGCAGAGCT ACTTCCCAGAAAAACAGACATGGAGAG GAAAATGGAGATTGTCCAGTTTGCCAGTCGTACCAGGCAACTATTTGTGCGTCTGCTTGCCCTAGTGAAATGGGCGAGCAATGCAGGAAAAGTTGAGAAGTGTGCG ATGATTTCAAGCTTCCTGGATCAGCAGACCATCCTGTTTGTGGATACTGCTGACAGGCTAGCATCACTGGCCAGAGATGCCCTTGTACATGCTCGTTTGCCAAGCTTTGCCATCCCCTTTGCCATTGATGTTCTTACCACAGGGTCATATCCGCGCTTGCCCACATGTATACGA GATAAGATAATTCCTCCAGACCCGATCACTAAGACTGAGAAGCAGACCACCCTGAGTCAGCTTAATCAAATTCTTCGACACCGCCTTGTCACCACAGACCTTCCACCCCAGCTAGCGAACCTCACAGTTG CGAATGGGCGAGTTAAGTTTCGTGTGGAAGGAGAGTTTGAGGCCACGTTGACGGTGATGGGAGATGACCCTGATATTCCCTGGAGGCTGCTGAAGTTGGAGATTCTTGTGGAGGACAAGGAAACTGGAG ATGGCCGAACCTTGGTCCACAGTTTGCAGGTGAACTTCATCCATGAGTTGGTCCAGGCACGTCTGTGTGCAGATGAAAAGCCCCTACAGGACATGTACAACTGTTTGC ACTCCTTCTGTCTGTCACTGCAGCTAGAGGTGCTCCACTCTCAGACTCTCATGCTGATCAGAGAACGATGGGGCGACCTGGTGCAGGAGGAGAGATACATGCCCGCCAAGTACCTCACCCTCACTGTGTGGAA CCAACAGGTTTTGGGGAGGAAAACAGGCACAGCGTCAGTTCATAAAGTAACTATCAAGATTGATGAATCTGATGGATCTAAGCCATTGCAAATATCCCATGAGCCTCCTCTTCCAGCTTGTGACTCCAGATTGATGGAGAGAGCTATGAAG ATTGACCATCTGTCAGTGGAGAAACTTCTGATCGACAGTGTGCATGCCCGGTCCAATCAGAAGCTGCAGGAACTCAAGGCCATTTTAAAGGCCAGCAATCCCAACGACAACT cattCATCGAGACTGCTTTACCCACGCTGGTTATTCCCATCCTCGAGCCTTGTGGTCGTTCAGAGTGCCTACACATTTTTGTAGACCTGCACTCTGGCATGTTCCAACCAATGCTGTATGGATTAG atCAGTCTATGCTGGATGATATTGAAAAAACCATAAATGATGACATGAAGCGGATCATATCTTGGCTTCAACAACTGAA GTTCTGGTTGGGGGAGCAGCGCAGTCGACAGTCTGTGAAACACCTTCCCACTGTGTGTACCGATGTCCTTCATCTGTCCAACTCTGCTTCTCACCCCGTTGGCAACTTGTCCAAACACAAACTCTTCATTAAGCTCACACGTCTTCCGCAGTACTACATT GTAGTGGAAATGCTTGAAGTGCCTAGCAGTCCTACAGCGTTGCAGTACAAGTACTCTTTCCTGTCAGTGTCTCAGCtggatggagaggatggacccATGTGcgctcagctcctgcagcacttCAAACCCAACTTAGAACACCTTGTCCAGGACCCCACAGCCGGGAGAGGGGCAAAACCTGGGACTAAGAGAAAG ATTTCTGGGGACCAGGGTGAACCTGAGCCGAAGAAGCCTAAGCGCTCTGGAGAGATGTGTGCCTTCAACAAAGAGCTGGCTCACCTTGTAGCAATGTGTGACACCAATATGCCTTTCATTGGCCTCAGAACAGAG CTGTCGAACATGGAGATCCCAAACCAGGGTGTCCAAGTGGAGGGAGACGGCAGCAGTCATGCAATACGTCTACTGAA GATTCCTCAGTGTAAAGGTgtaggagaggagacaaggagggcTTTAGAGCGCTCCCTACTGGACTGCACATTCCGGCTGCAGGGCAGGAACAACCGGACCTGGGTGGCTGAATTGGTGCTGGCCAACTGTCCTCTGAACAGCACACACAGCAAGGAGCAAG CCTCCACGCGGCACGTCTATCTGACCTATGAAAACCCTCTGTCGGAGCCGGTTGGTGGGCGGAAGGTGGTGGAGATGTTTCTTAATGATTGGAGTGCCATCAGCCAACTCTATCAGTGTGTCCTCAACTTCTCTCGATCACTTCCAG AGATGCCCTCTTTCCTGAGCCTGTTCTCTGAGGTGCGACTCTATAACTACCGCAAGCTGGTGCTGTGCTACGGCACCACCAAGGGCAGCTCTGTCACCATCCAGTGGAACGCCAACAGCCATCGCTTCCACCTCGCACTGGGCACTGTGGGGCCAAACTCTGGCTGCTCCAACTGCCACAATATCATACTCCATCAGCTACAGGAGATGTTCAACAAGAATCCAAATGTGATGCAGCTTCTGCAG GTGCTGTCAGACACACAGGCCCCTCTAAATGCAATCAACAAGCTACCAACAGTGCCCATGCTGGGCCTGACCCAGCGCACCAACACTGCCTACCAGTGCTTCTCCATCCTACCCCAGTCACCTACACACATCCGCCTGGCGTTCCGAAACATGTACTGCATCGACATCTACTGCCGCAGCCGTGGGGTGGTTGCCATCAGGGATGGAGCCTACAGTCTTTTTGACAACACAAAGATTGTTGAGGGCTTCTACCCAGCTCCTGGACTCAAG ACATTCCTGAATATGTTTGTAGACAGTAATCAGGATGCTCGCCGGCGCTCTGTCAATGAAGATGATAACCCGCCCTCTCCGGTGGGTGTGGACGTGACGGAAACTCTGATCAACCAGTTTCAAGCTCAACAGCAGCCGCAGACAATGAGAGGGGGCGCAGGCGGTGTTTACCCTCCTCTCACTTCACCACCGCCAAACTACCACGCAAATGTAACTCCCTCGCCATCCATGATGCCCACACAGTCACCAG ggAACATCCATGCCTCTGGCTCCCCTAGTGGAGCTCTGAGGGCACCCTCTCCTTTCGGGCCCACCCCGTCTCCATCGTCTCTGGGCATAGCGATGGGTCAGACTAGCTTTGCCAGTCCCCACG GTACTCTGGATCCCAGCTCTCCGTATGCCATGGTGTCTCCCAGCCACAGGCAGTGGCCAGGCTCACCCCAGGTCTCAGGGCCTTCTCCTGGGGCAAGGATCCACGGCATGTCCCCTGGTAACCCATCGCTGCACTCACCTATCCCTGACCCTCATTCTCCACGTGCGGGGACCA GTTCGCAAGTCATGCCTTCCAGTATGCCTCCACCCCGTAAGCTACCTCAGCGTCCCTGGGCTGCCTCCATTCCTACCATCCTCACCCACAATGCCTTGCATGTTCTCCTGCTCCCCTCACCCACTCCCTGCCTGGTGCCGGGCCTGGCAGGAAGCtacctctgctctcctctggaGAGATTTCTGGGTTCAGTGATCATGAGACGGCACCTGCAGAGGATCATCCAGCAGGAGGCAAAC TTATCCATCGTGAACTCGAATGAGCCAGGGGTGATCATGTTTAAGACGGACGTGCTCAAGTGCCGTGTGGCTCTCAACCCAAAGAACTACCAGACTCTGCAGCTCAAAGTCACTCCAGAAAACACCGGTCCCTGGTCTCAGGAGGAGCTCCAAGTGCTTGAGAAGTTCTTCGAGACACGG GTTGCTGGTCCTCCCTTTAAATACAACACTCTAAATGCCTTCACAAAACTGCTCGGGGCGCCCACCAACATCCTGAGGGACTGTGTGCGCATCATGAAGCTCGAACTG TTCCCCGATCAGGCCACACAGCTGAAGTGGAACGTCCAGTTCTGCCTCACCATCCCTCCCAGCGCTCCCCCCATTGCCCCTCCGGGAACCATCGCTGTGGTGCTCAAGTCAAAGATGCTCTTCTTT TTGCAGCTCACCCAGCGCATCCCAGTGCCCCAGGAGCCCGTAAGTATCATCGTGCCCATCGTGTACGACATGGCCACGGGCCTCACGCAGCAGGCGGACATCCCAAGACAGCACAGCTCGTCAGGGGCTGCAGCACTCATGGTCTCCAACATCCTCAAGAGGTTTAATGAACTACACCCAGCCAGACCGG gTGAGTGTACGATATTTGCTTCTGTTCACGAGCTGATGGCCAACCTCTCTCTACCCCCCGGAACCCGTCAGTAG
- the med14 gene encoding mediator of RNA polymerase II transcription subunit 14 isoform X2: MAPVQIGSDGQLVPLGGPVVSGPQPPPPGTPATQGVRLSLLIEFLLQRTYHEITLLAELLPRKTDMERKMEIVQFASRTRQLFVRLLALVKWASNAGKVEKCAMISSFLDQQTILFVDTADRLASLARDALVHARLPSFAIPFAIDVLTTGSYPRLPTCIRDKIIPPDPITKTEKQTTLSQLNQILRHRLVTTDLPPQLANLTVANGRVKFRVEGEFEATLTVMGDDPDIPWRLLKLEILVEDKETGDGRTLVHSLQVNFIHELVQARLCADEKPLQDMYNCLHSFCLSLQLEVLHSQTLMLIRERWGDLVQEERYMPAKYLTLTVWNQQVLGRKTGTASVHKVTIKIDESDGSKPLQISHEPPLPACDSRLMERAMKIDHLSVEKLLIDSVHARSNQKLQELKAILKASNPNDNSFIETALPTLVIPILEPCGRSECLHIFVDLHSGMFQPMLYGLDQSMLDDIEKTINDDMKRIISWLQQLKFWLGEQRSRQSVKHLPTVCTDVLHLSNSASHPVGNLSKHKLFIKLTRLPQYYIVVEMLEVPSSPTALQYKYSFLSVSQLDGEDGPMCAQLLQHFKPNLEHLVQDPTAGRGAKPGTKRKISGDQGEPEPKKPKRSGEMCAFNKELAHLVAMCDTNMPFIGLRTELSNMEIPNQGVQVEGDGSSHAIRLLKIPQCKGVGEETRRALERSLLDCTFRLQGRNNRTWVAELVLANCPLNSTHSKEQASTRHVYLTYENPLSEPVGGRKVVEMFLNDWSAISQLYQCVLNFSRSLPEMPSFLSLFSEVRLYNYRKLVLCYGTTKGSSVTIQWNANSHRFHLALGTVGPNSGCSNCHNIILHQLQEMFNKNPNVMQLLQVLSDTQAPLNAINKLPTVPMLGLTQRTNTAYQCFSILPQSPTHIRLAFRNMYCIDIYCRSRGVVAIRDGAYSLFDNTKIVEGFYPAPGLKTFLNMFVDSNQDARRRSVNEDDNPPSPVGVDVTETLINQFQAQQQPQTMRGGAGGVYPPLTSPPPNYHANVTPSPSMMPTQSPGTLDPSSPYAMVSPSHRQWPGSPQVSGPSPGARIHGMSPGNPSLHSPIPDPHSPRAGTSSQVMPSSMPPPRKLPQRPWAASIPTILTHNALHVLLLPSPTPCLVPGLAGSYLCSPLERFLGSVIMRRHLQRIIQQEANLSIVNSNEPGVIMFKTDVLKCRVALNPKNYQTLQLKVTPENTGPWSQEELQVLEKFFETRVAGPPFKYNTLNAFTKLLGAPTNILRDCVRIMKLELFPDQATQLKWNVQFCLTIPPSAPPIAPPGTIAVVLKSKMLFFLQLTQRIPVPQEPVSIIVPIVYDMATGLTQQADIPRQHSSSGAAALMVSNILKRFNELHPARPGECTIFASVHELMANLSLPPGTRQ, from the exons ATGGCTCCGGTGCAGATTGGGTCCGATGGGCAGCTCGTCCCACTCGGGGGTCCGGTGGTCTCGGGTCCACAGCCACCGCCACCGGGGACTCCGGCCACTCAAGGGGTCCGACTCAGCCTGCTTATTGAATTCCTTCTCCAGAGGACCTACCACGAAATCACCCTGCTGGCAGAGCT ACTTCCCAGAAAAACAGACATGGAGAG GAAAATGGAGATTGTCCAGTTTGCCAGTCGTACCAGGCAACTATTTGTGCGTCTGCTTGCCCTAGTGAAATGGGCGAGCAATGCAGGAAAAGTTGAGAAGTGTGCG ATGATTTCAAGCTTCCTGGATCAGCAGACCATCCTGTTTGTGGATACTGCTGACAGGCTAGCATCACTGGCCAGAGATGCCCTTGTACATGCTCGTTTGCCAAGCTTTGCCATCCCCTTTGCCATTGATGTTCTTACCACAGGGTCATATCCGCGCTTGCCCACATGTATACGA GATAAGATAATTCCTCCAGACCCGATCACTAAGACTGAGAAGCAGACCACCCTGAGTCAGCTTAATCAAATTCTTCGACACCGCCTTGTCACCACAGACCTTCCACCCCAGCTAGCGAACCTCACAGTTG CGAATGGGCGAGTTAAGTTTCGTGTGGAAGGAGAGTTTGAGGCCACGTTGACGGTGATGGGAGATGACCCTGATATTCCCTGGAGGCTGCTGAAGTTGGAGATTCTTGTGGAGGACAAGGAAACTGGAG ATGGCCGAACCTTGGTCCACAGTTTGCAGGTGAACTTCATCCATGAGTTGGTCCAGGCACGTCTGTGTGCAGATGAAAAGCCCCTACAGGACATGTACAACTGTTTGC ACTCCTTCTGTCTGTCACTGCAGCTAGAGGTGCTCCACTCTCAGACTCTCATGCTGATCAGAGAACGATGGGGCGACCTGGTGCAGGAGGAGAGATACATGCCCGCCAAGTACCTCACCCTCACTGTGTGGAA CCAACAGGTTTTGGGGAGGAAAACAGGCACAGCGTCAGTTCATAAAGTAACTATCAAGATTGATGAATCTGATGGATCTAAGCCATTGCAAATATCCCATGAGCCTCCTCTTCCAGCTTGTGACTCCAGATTGATGGAGAGAGCTATGAAG ATTGACCATCTGTCAGTGGAGAAACTTCTGATCGACAGTGTGCATGCCCGGTCCAATCAGAAGCTGCAGGAACTCAAGGCCATTTTAAAGGCCAGCAATCCCAACGACAACT cattCATCGAGACTGCTTTACCCACGCTGGTTATTCCCATCCTCGAGCCTTGTGGTCGTTCAGAGTGCCTACACATTTTTGTAGACCTGCACTCTGGCATGTTCCAACCAATGCTGTATGGATTAG atCAGTCTATGCTGGATGATATTGAAAAAACCATAAATGATGACATGAAGCGGATCATATCTTGGCTTCAACAACTGAA GTTCTGGTTGGGGGAGCAGCGCAGTCGACAGTCTGTGAAACACCTTCCCACTGTGTGTACCGATGTCCTTCATCTGTCCAACTCTGCTTCTCACCCCGTTGGCAACTTGTCCAAACACAAACTCTTCATTAAGCTCACACGTCTTCCGCAGTACTACATT GTAGTGGAAATGCTTGAAGTGCCTAGCAGTCCTACAGCGTTGCAGTACAAGTACTCTTTCCTGTCAGTGTCTCAGCtggatggagaggatggacccATGTGcgctcagctcctgcagcacttCAAACCCAACTTAGAACACCTTGTCCAGGACCCCACAGCCGGGAGAGGGGCAAAACCTGGGACTAAGAGAAAG ATTTCTGGGGACCAGGGTGAACCTGAGCCGAAGAAGCCTAAGCGCTCTGGAGAGATGTGTGCCTTCAACAAAGAGCTGGCTCACCTTGTAGCAATGTGTGACACCAATATGCCTTTCATTGGCCTCAGAACAGAG CTGTCGAACATGGAGATCCCAAACCAGGGTGTCCAAGTGGAGGGAGACGGCAGCAGTCATGCAATACGTCTACTGAA GATTCCTCAGTGTAAAGGTgtaggagaggagacaaggagggcTTTAGAGCGCTCCCTACTGGACTGCACATTCCGGCTGCAGGGCAGGAACAACCGGACCTGGGTGGCTGAATTGGTGCTGGCCAACTGTCCTCTGAACAGCACACACAGCAAGGAGCAAG CCTCCACGCGGCACGTCTATCTGACCTATGAAAACCCTCTGTCGGAGCCGGTTGGTGGGCGGAAGGTGGTGGAGATGTTTCTTAATGATTGGAGTGCCATCAGCCAACTCTATCAGTGTGTCCTCAACTTCTCTCGATCACTTCCAG AGATGCCCTCTTTCCTGAGCCTGTTCTCTGAGGTGCGACTCTATAACTACCGCAAGCTGGTGCTGTGCTACGGCACCACCAAGGGCAGCTCTGTCACCATCCAGTGGAACGCCAACAGCCATCGCTTCCACCTCGCACTGGGCACTGTGGGGCCAAACTCTGGCTGCTCCAACTGCCACAATATCATACTCCATCAGCTACAGGAGATGTTCAACAAGAATCCAAATGTGATGCAGCTTCTGCAG GTGCTGTCAGACACACAGGCCCCTCTAAATGCAATCAACAAGCTACCAACAGTGCCCATGCTGGGCCTGACCCAGCGCACCAACACTGCCTACCAGTGCTTCTCCATCCTACCCCAGTCACCTACACACATCCGCCTGGCGTTCCGAAACATGTACTGCATCGACATCTACTGCCGCAGCCGTGGGGTGGTTGCCATCAGGGATGGAGCCTACAGTCTTTTTGACAACACAAAGATTGTTGAGGGCTTCTACCCAGCTCCTGGACTCAAG ACATTCCTGAATATGTTTGTAGACAGTAATCAGGATGCTCGCCGGCGCTCTGTCAATGAAGATGATAACCCGCCCTCTCCGGTGGGTGTGGACGTGACGGAAACTCTGATCAACCAGTTTCAAGCTCAACAGCAGCCGCAGACAATGAGAGGGGGCGCAGGCGGTGTTTACCCTCCTCTCACTTCACCACCGCCAAACTACCACGCAAATGTAACTCCCTCGCCATCCATGATGCCCACACAGTCACCAG GTACTCTGGATCCCAGCTCTCCGTATGCCATGGTGTCTCCCAGCCACAGGCAGTGGCCAGGCTCACCCCAGGTCTCAGGGCCTTCTCCTGGGGCAAGGATCCACGGCATGTCCCCTGGTAACCCATCGCTGCACTCACCTATCCCTGACCCTCATTCTCCACGTGCGGGGACCA GTTCGCAAGTCATGCCTTCCAGTATGCCTCCACCCCGTAAGCTACCTCAGCGTCCCTGGGCTGCCTCCATTCCTACCATCCTCACCCACAATGCCTTGCATGTTCTCCTGCTCCCCTCACCCACTCCCTGCCTGGTGCCGGGCCTGGCAGGAAGCtacctctgctctcctctggaGAGATTTCTGGGTTCAGTGATCATGAGACGGCACCTGCAGAGGATCATCCAGCAGGAGGCAAAC TTATCCATCGTGAACTCGAATGAGCCAGGGGTGATCATGTTTAAGACGGACGTGCTCAAGTGCCGTGTGGCTCTCAACCCAAAGAACTACCAGACTCTGCAGCTCAAAGTCACTCCAGAAAACACCGGTCCCTGGTCTCAGGAGGAGCTCCAAGTGCTTGAGAAGTTCTTCGAGACACGG GTTGCTGGTCCTCCCTTTAAATACAACACTCTAAATGCCTTCACAAAACTGCTCGGGGCGCCCACCAACATCCTGAGGGACTGTGTGCGCATCATGAAGCTCGAACTG TTCCCCGATCAGGCCACACAGCTGAAGTGGAACGTCCAGTTCTGCCTCACCATCCCTCCCAGCGCTCCCCCCATTGCCCCTCCGGGAACCATCGCTGTGGTGCTCAAGTCAAAGATGCTCTTCTTT TTGCAGCTCACCCAGCGCATCCCAGTGCCCCAGGAGCCCGTAAGTATCATCGTGCCCATCGTGTACGACATGGCCACGGGCCTCACGCAGCAGGCGGACATCCCAAGACAGCACAGCTCGTCAGGGGCTGCAGCACTCATGGTCTCCAACATCCTCAAGAGGTTTAATGAACTACACCCAGCCAGACCGG gTGAGTGTACGATATTTGCTTCTGTTCACGAGCTGATGGCCAACCTCTCTCTACCCCCCGGAACCCGTCAGTAG